The Rosa rugosa chromosome 3, drRosRugo1.1, whole genome shotgun sequence sequence TTATGACTTCTTATTTCCTAGAGCTTGAAGATTTGATAAAGTCTATGGGCGATTTGGCTTGTTAGTTCTATTAAAACTTTGACAGTCTCTTTCTCCAACGATTTAAGCTCTTGAGCTTGTTTGGTGCCAACTTCTATTCAGAACAAACCTAGCCTATTCCACTTTCTCCATTGGCAACCAAGTGACTGTATTTAATAGtttttaaaatacaaaactaCTACGATGCTTAAATTTGGTAAATACGTATATAAAACTTATGTTTCATTTATATATGATTATATGTAAAAGATAGGCATAGTCCTAAGTACAAACATATGTATAATAAATCGTATCGCTTGTTATTATTCTGTGGTTAAGTGATATGTCCGATATGTCTATATGTATACACTAATTTAGAATATTAACTGCTTTGACTAAAGAAAAGATATGTCCTATCAATTTATTCAAATTCCTATGAACACGTTAATAAAATCCTCATTTTTATGTGACATTCACATCTTTAGCAAAAAAATTTACACAGTGCgagaaaataaatagataaaaaagagataagataaaaaaaaaattaagataacTTGCATTACTCAATTGTCTCAATAGTCATACACATAGAagagaaattcaaacaaaaaggATTTTAGCTTTTTCAGACATAGGCAATAAAACCCAGATATAGGTACATATATAGGACCTACATAGTCGCTTTGTGCAGAAGTAGAGGTGGCAGTCTTACTAGTCTGTAAAGTAGCTGTGTGGTGCTCAGTttagaaattaattaaaagccTGTACAGAACTGTCTTATATATGCAGTCTTGTAGTCTTATTACTACTGCCCTACACTATGCTTCCCTAGCTCTGGGCGCCATGTTTTGCTTCTTCCTTGCTTCCCATGTGTTCTTCATAATTTGTACGATTATtcatttaaccaaaaaaaaaaaaaaaaaaagaagatcatAAACATCTTTAAtatttggaatatatatatgtggaACAGAGACAACAGGCTTGTTCACCTCTCTTCTTTTACTTGACCTCCTGGCCTTCTCACCAAATTATGGACGTATGGTGATCATGGATCATCATAAGTCGAACATCTTAGAGAAAATCATACACGAATGGTGAAAAGATGATCGTACACCATACACGAATCCCCAGATGGATTTGTATACAGAAAATCACGTACACCTTCACATCACACGCCAGAGACCTGGTTTAGATATTAACTTATTAAGCATGGAATACTAATTTCGAATTTCATACTAAGAAAATTCATCAATGAACATAAATGTTCATAAATGGCCATTCTTGACCTATCCAATCAAGCCTTGTAGCTACTCCATAAATGTAGATGAAGATAAACCCTACATGCACATGTTTATAACCAGTATCATCACAAACCAATATTTTCAGTTTTCAATCTCCGCTGCACCCAAAAGTCGTCCTACAGGTATGCATGTGGTTGGACTCCCTCACTCCATCACATGCAGGAGCCAAGATCACAGGCAAAAAATCGTTTGTGAGACCATGATATATTTTGCGTCTAAAACTTTTCCTCAGTGCCTCAAAACCCTACATGtcaaaattcaaatcaaagATCAACATCGTATAAAGTACTCCAAGATGTGTTAAATGAAAATGCTAACTGGACAACAAAAATCCAGAGAGTAAAAGGATTAGAAATTTCATTACCTGGATCTTGGCGCAAGTTATCTCACAGATTTTGGTGCTCTGAATGACCTCCTTCCACATAGTCTTGTGGTATTTCTCATAGAAACCTAGTGCTCCAACAGCAGTGGTGAAATTCACGAAACCGTAGCCAAGATTtgcaatcttcttcttcccccaAAATTTTCTACAGGAAAATGTAAAACAAATTACCCAGCAAAATATCACACAAGCAATTAAACTCGGCCTAAAACGTTAACTTAATTACTCACTTGAAATCCAGTGGTAAATAGAAGAAATTGAACTCCGATTTGTGCAAAGAATCAGCCTTTTTGTTCTCCTCTCGGCaatgctctttcaatttgagcagCAAATCGCTCCTTCTGCGTGATTGAATAAACGTAATTTTATAAAGGACTAAAGGTCCAATatttaatgaaaacaaaaacacagcACCACCaatgttaaaaaaataataaagcacgACCCCTTTGGTAAAATGCATAGAGATAGAAAGAGGCTTCACCTAAGCTGACAAGGGATGTTCTTGATCATTACAGTAGTAACCTCAGACCCATTTTGCTCGTCTGGACTTTCAGGAAAAGGAATCACAGAACCCTTCCCATTGGCAAAGCTAGATGCTTGAACCCCATGACTTGGGCCAAGACTCAACCTCGGAGCTAGATTCCTTCCCCTATTGTTTTTCCTTTCAGGCCTTGAAGAACAGGGAACTACAGCACCACCGCAGTTACTGGTTGATGCAAAGTTTGAAGCTTTATGATTTGGGCTTTCGGCCAAGCTTGTTTGTGAAGACCTCAACCTAGGCCCCGCGTTCCTCTCGCGCCTGAAGTTGTTTCTCTTTCTCCTAGGAACAACAACTCTAGGGTTTTGATCCGTGGCAGTAGCTTCACATGTTGGGACTTCACAGAGAGAGCTTTGATTGGGATGGCAATGGTGAGCAAAATAGGGTTGCGCATATGGGTTTAGAGGTCTGCGAGACATAGTGATTTGATTATGGAAATGGCTGTCAATAACATTGGAGGGGGTTTTGGGTTTAAGGTTATATAGAATAGTATAGTAAACAGTGCTTGAGAATGAGGCCAGACGGTGAGGACTGAGTTGGAGTGAGCTTTCTTAGATAAAAGATATGATATCTTTTAGTAATGATGATACTAGAACTTCTTTTTTGCAGGCCAGAGGAGTAGCTACTGGCTACCCGTGTGATGCTCAGGTTACAAGCTAATCAAAAAGCCTGTCCACGAGAACAGTCTCGTCCCATATTAAGCAATGCTAAAACCCCAAGCTACTTCCACATTAGGTACGGTAAGCCTTAAGTTATAGGTAGCTTTGGAGGCCTATTACGCTTAATATGTCTCGTCCTATATTAGGCGCAATAGGCCCCTAAGCTACTATTTATATTAGCCACAATAGATACTCAAGTTTAGGAGTGGGCATATGCTGGGAATAATTCGGTAACcgaccgaaccgaaccggtttTTCCGGTTCGGCAACCGAACCGCaatcaaaacgacgtcgtttcatcagggaaccgcaccgaaccgcttAATGCGGTGGGGTTTCGGTTCACGACTTCGAACCGCCCGAATgaaaccgaaccgcaccgatttattaaaatatatatatatatataattattttaataattttttatattattagAGATTTGGAGACTAACCCTAGTCCCTTGCGGCCGCTcccttcatttttcatttttgactTTCAGTTTCATCTTCAGATTTCAGATCGAAGATCTCCTAGAGTCCCACAGCATCTCTCATTCATCTCTCACAGTCTCACACGACTACGGACTACCCACCACCGCCGGCGGCCTCTCTCGCTTGTCCCTTCTCTCACGGCCAGAACCCCAACGCCAGCGGCGCCTCTCTCGCGTGTCCCTTCTCTCAAGGCCAGAACCCAATCGCCTCCGGCGCCTCCCTTCTCCCCTCTCGGTAATGCTTCTGCTTGTGGGTATAACgtcaatttcattattttgtaACTATGGTGGATTGGTGGTGATGGTTTGTTAATATTCGATCTATTCCTGCgtgttgttttattttctgGCTACTAGTTTGTGTTCATTATTTTGTAACTAACTAACTATGGTGGATTGGTGGTGAACTGGTGATGGTGTGTTACTATTCCTGCgtcttgtttttttcttttctttttgtaatcAGTTGATACAACTTTACAGTTTGACATGTATTGTGATCACAACAGATCTTTGTTTTCTGTTATTTCAATATTTTGGATGATTGGCTACTTGTAGATTATGGAAGGGATTTCTGCAACTCCGACTTCTATACCAGCTGCAACTGCAGACTCTAGCATAGGGACGACCCCCACACCGAGTCCGAGTGCTGCAGTTGTTCAAAGTGATGTTCCAATACCACCTCTTCCACCACTTCCCCCACAAAGTGAAGAACAAGATGGAACAAACAAGAGGAAGAATAGCTCAATTGTGTGGGAGCATTTCGAGAAAATGAAGAATGCAGATGGGAGCTTGATGAAGCCAGGGCGTTCAAGGTGCAAGTATTGCCCTCAAACCTATGCAAGCGACTCCAGAAGCAATGGCACAACAGCAATGAGGACACACGTGATGTTCCAGTGCAAGAAATCACCTCTTTATGCCCCGAATAAGAGGCAGAAGTACTTGACCTTCGATTCGGTAGACAGTGGAGGTAAATTAATTGCTGTTGCTTATGATAAGAAAACTAGTAGGCTAGCTTGTGCGAAAATGGTGGTTCGTGATGAActaccattttcttttgttgagaaTGAAGGGTTTAGAGATTTCATGAGGGTAACTCAGCCTCAGTTTAAGCCACCTTCTAGGAGAACAATAGCTAGAGAAATTTGGAAGCTTTACGAGGCTGAGAGGGAGAGAATTAGGGGGTTTTTAGCTAGTAGTCAGGAAAGGGTTTCACTCACAACGGATACTTGGACAAGTATCCAAAACATTAACTACATGGTGTTGATTGCTCACTTCGTAGACTCTAGGTGGAAGCTGCACAAGAGGATTTTAAACTTTTGTGTGATtccaaatcacaagggtaaaacAATAGGTAAGCTGGTTGAATCTTGTTTGATTAAGTGGGGGATCGAGAAGGTTTTTACAATAGTTGTAGATAATGCAAGTCCAAATCAGGTGGCCGTAGATTACATGAAGGAGAAGATAGGAAATTGGAATCAGTTGGTGTTGGGAGGCAGCTTTCTGCATTTGAGATGCTGCTGCCACATTCTGAACCTCATTGTGAGGGATGGAAGCTCCTCCATTGATGGCATTCGGAATTCTGTCAAGTACATTAGATCATCACCGGCAAGATTAGAGAAGTTTAGGAAGTGTGCAGCTCAAGAAAAAATTGAGCACAAGGGAGGAATTGTACCTTTAGATGTTTGCACACGATGGAATTCAACATACTTCATGTTGGATATTGCATGCAAGTACAAGAATGCTTTTACGAGGCTTGAGGATGAAGATCAGCAATTTGAGAATTACTTTCAAGAGAGAGTGGGTGGAAGCAAGAGACAAGGGCCTCCTAGAGCTACAGATTGGGAAAAGGCAGCAAGGCTGGTCAAATTTCTCAAGATCTTCTATGAAGCAACCTTGAAGTTTAGTGCCACTAAGCACGTAACTACTAATGAGCCTCTCCTTTGGATGTGCACAATTGTTGGTGAGCTTGATAAGTGCATAGCTAGTGAGGATCCTCTTCTTGTTAGCATTGGCACTTCGATGAAAAAAAAGTTTGACAAGTATTGGCTGCATCTTGAAGATCTAAACAAAATTCTGCTTATTGCTGTGGTTTTAGATCCAAGATACAAATTATTGTATCTTGAATTTTTCTTCCCAAAGCTGCAAGCAGACCCAGGATGTGTGCAAGTGAAGATCGATGAAGTGAAAACAGCCTTGAGCTCGTTGTTTGATTTTTATGCAGGTtactctttatttgttttttctgttCTCACATTTATTATTTTGTATAGTTATTAGAATATAAATTGTAATACCCGCAATTTTCCATTTCGTCTCGTGAAATTGTGCGAATTGATTAAAGTGCTTTTGCACGAATATTACCCgaaataattcaactttttgaattatcgaagtttcgaaatattcgttttaacaaaagctcgaattgtgcgattcaagaaaaatcgacttttctacgtacggaatttgggaaaaacttccttcataaaagttgtacagctcgtcgatatgatcgcgtgcatatgtcgaacgaaatttttggagttcgtacgattatgttacgaattttggaaatatgagattctttttataatctcttttcctcggattctcttttagaaatttctttttcttccttttccttttccttttcctttcctccgggtctccttccttctttttctttttctctttttttttcttctttctctctctcgctcgaccgaaaccgaaaacagagcaaaggctcttcggtctctctctacctccaccggccaccaaacggcgtcgaaccacttccttttgcttcgtctcagccttgcgcagctgccagaggcagccttgcaccgtgacacggccaccagcggcggcgggaagctccgcccggtttgagctcgttttggaaacaagcttgatatctcaagctaccggtcaccaatcctcaccaaaatccatccacaagctcgcctcaacttcctgaaaactcccagaagcagcctcacacggcggcgtggcccgtagcagtggctgcaagtcaaacccaaccaagaacgagaccggagctatcgatcaagatatctcgagctgtagtgcatcgttttgattgattctttttccagtgggttccccttgatgttattaacaactctctagaaggcatcgaggcctgaaattgaagctttgacgtcgaaatcgagccttgccggattctgcaaaattctggaatttttccgaccaccgaagctttcgatcggtatatcttgagctacagaccatatttttctgtgattcttgaaccagtgagttcttcttgagtttcttaacaactcttcagaaggaatcgaagccttaaattgacgtttttacgtcgaattggagctcgccgttttctgcagtttctcgccggtttctggaaaattccggccaccttcatactgttcaaggtaattttcgaccccttccggtcattttcagacttcgtgctagttatgaaagttgtcaagcatgatgagaggaagaagagcagcccggccccgacaccattggtggtggtcggcggcggctctgccactaactccggcggccctttccggccacctccggggatcaaaaatatggtttctgtacattttcagattctatatttcaatacgatcatttcgatatattatacgcaatttttggatatcgtatgattaagttatgaatttttaagtttagatcgatttcgatcgttagatttgtgatctgtgaagttaggaccgtcagatggacttgtagttttgatatgatgatcttatgactgtcccagtggctttgtgtggtcatgggataagatccgaccgttggatcttcgtataaatgcaaaacagtgattaggaaggcgatccgtgaggatccgaccgttggatcatcatgtaatttcaatccgaccgttggattgtcgtttgattatgtttttgagttattggctaagttaaggtcatgtttgattaggtgatcgacggtttgatttggcggacgattcgtgaaattgtattttgagctgttaagaagacgcagcgggaatttagaggtgagtaaacctcacgtggttcatattacgaaccgagtacctttaattactttattttctgtagtaattgtgtgaaaatatttatggaataaatatttgttttaaatcatatggacttgatcaactacggtccataggtaagtaaaatgatttaattatacaaaatgaatttcatgattttcttgtgtgaactatagttggtattagtggtcattcctgagtgggtgattacgtatatatatatatatttacgtgattatatgtggaatggtgtgacattgaagagtgtggaattgtgatgatttatttattatggattgaaatttgacttatcatatttatatgtgatgatcatgattgatgagttcttgttaatattcatgatttacattggagtatgtatagagttagagaatgtagggttctgaggatgaggtgtccgaagttcgacggttaaggataaccggagtgtttgtgtgctgaggacggggatgtccaaggtgcgacggtttattattaaccgaagttgtgtgctgaggacggggatgtccaaagcgcgacggtttattattaaccgaagtatatggtgctgaggacggggatgtccaaagcgcgacggttatagtgttaaccgaagtatttttgccgttgcttgaccctaggccaaggtgtcagaggtaacgaggcagttagagctctaacgtgttattgggatggaccagagtggtgttatgtgggttgggtgtttgcaggaccagtgtggtgtattgtgatttgaggattgtgaaaatgtattccttgtggttttccatgagtggtttgatgtctctttgcagacgtaatactgttgaattttacttgaattgtaatttaataaatcaacagttctttcttgtttactcatacgagctttgcaaaaagcttaccgggttttgtgttgttgcaattcccggtacactattcaaacggtgtagcgggtaatcctacaggacaggagaatcaggaaggtgatcgagctgtgtagagtagctgcttgtGATACTCTGATTTTATGTTGTGAGGTTCGTTATGCTCGTTTAGagttttacaattttactttgtaagagggaattgtaataattaactcgaagtTTACCGATTTGGAAATTTTGTGTAAGTGGTGgagttgtttctgagaaaagaattcagaacgtttatttgtttaagttgtttaattcatgtttcggattttgaatgtgttattcaaaattcggggcgtgacataaatACTctaatttctcaatttttccttcaattgcaGACGAAGATCCAGCTGCTGCAGCGGCTTCAAGGAACGTGACAATGCCAAGCATTGAGTCTACGCATCAGCAAGTTCAAGAGGATAGTCATGCAGCTTCTCTGCTTCAGTTCAAGCTTTTGCGGCAAGAGAAAGACGTGGTGGTGATCAAGAATGAGCTGGACAAGTATCTATTGGAAGCTTCAGAAGACCCTTCGAACccaaagtttgaaattttggcCTGGTGGAAGGAGAATGCTCCAAGATACCCCATTCTGTCCCAAATCGCCAAAGATGTGTTCGCTGTACCTGCTTCAACCGTGGCTTCCGAAGCTGCATTTAGCCTTGGAAAAAGGGTAGTGGATCCTTTTAGAGCTTCCCTTACCCCTAAGATGGTTGAGGGATTAGTTTGCTTGAGTGATTGGCTAAGGGGAGCTGGATTTAATGTGTTTAAGGAACCAACAACAGATGAGCTGCAGCTGTACGCCGAGTTGGAAAAGCTAGAAATTGGTAAGGGTTTCaccgttttaattttttttgaacttgagttGTAGAGTTGGcttactttttttgtttttctgttttgcacTTGTTTGAAATTTGATGGATAGATGGAGGTGCTACTGCTGATAGTGACACTGAGGGATGAAGTGAAGGAGCTGGATTGCTTGGAGGAAGTTTGCTTGCTTGTTGGACTGCCATTTTATTTGAATATTTTCTCAGTTTCTGAATTTGGTGAATTTAGACTTGGGGAATGGTTTGTAATTTGGCACTTTGATGAACTCCCATTCTTAGATTCGGCATTTGGTTAATTTAAACTTTGGGAAATGCTTTGTCTAAGTgtaatttgatttttgaatcTATTCAGACTGAGTGTATTAGCAAGCCTTTAATATGCTTTGTACTAGTGTAATTTGGCTCTCTTTTGCACCACTTTTTTTTCAAGTCTGCAGGTTTTCAAATTTCCAGGTTTTGGTTGCATGTTTTAATATGCGGTTTTGGGTGCAAACCGCACCGCACCGCACCGGTAAATCGGTGCAACCGAAAATGCAGTCCAAACAATGTAAAAAGCGGTTGCGGTTTGTAAAATGAAGCAACCGAATAATGCGGTGCGGTTGCGGTTTCAAGcccaaaccgaaccgaaccgcaccgagccCAGGCCTACTCAAGTTAATAATAGGTTAGGGTTAGGGCCCGTGCATAAAATTGATTTGAGGGTCTATTGTGTTTAATATGAATAATAGTGTGGGGGCTCTATTGTATATTTGTATTAGACACAATAGGCCCTCAAACTAACAATATTATGCACGACAGGCCCTAAAGTTACGATTAACTTGAGGGCCTATTGTGCCTACGGtcccgttcccctggtcagcagctgaccaggggaacatcaCTGATTGTGCCTAATAAGAGACATAGGATTATTTTAGTTTACGtcacttcttatttttaattcATTTAAAAATTGCAAGTAAGTGTTGATCAATGACTTTTAAAAGTATTCGGGCACTAAACTCCAACGTACTTATCACATCTATTATTATAGCCACATTTTAACAAATATGT is a genomic window containing:
- the LOC133737847 gene encoding protein terminal ear1-like, giving the protein MSRRPLNPYAQPYFAHHCHPNQSSLCEVPTCEATATDQNPRVVVPRRKRNNFRRERNAGPRLRSSQTSLAESPNHKASNFASTSNCGGAVVPCSSRPERKNNRGRNLAPRLSLGPSHGVQASSFANGKGSVIPFPESPDEQNGSEVTTVMIKNIPCQLRRSDLLLKLKEHCREENKKADSLHKSEFNFFYLPLDFKKFWGKKKIANLGYGFVNFTTAVGALGFYEKYHKTMWKEVIQSTKICEITCAKIQGFEALRKSFRRKIYHGLTNDFLPVILAPACDGVRESNHMHTWFIFIYIYGVATRLDWIGQEWPFMNIYVH